A genome region from Paracoccus stylophorae includes the following:
- the hemH gene encoding ferrochelatase: MTPATVPAHAPTDHPAITPARTGILIANLGTPDGYDYWSMRRYLNEFLSDKRVIDYPAWKWQPLLQGIILTKRPFTSGANYKLIWNHDRGESPLMTITRDQTQALRQRATEEWGDRVMVEFCMRYGNPSTAEVVDRMVQAGCRRIVFLPLYPQYAGATSATANDQLFRALMAQKWQPSVRTCDPYFDRPDYVRALADSVRRALGDRRPTKLVASYHGMPKRYLLEGDPYHCQCQKTSRLLQQALDWPDGIIDTTFQSVFGTEEWLRPYTVEHVADLARQGVSDIAVISPAFASDCIETLEEINGEIRESFEHAGGRDFTYIPCLNDDPAHIEVMMGVIRDNIGGWV; this comes from the coding sequence ATGACGCCAGCCACCGTGCCCGCCCACGCGCCGACCGACCATCCCGCGATCACACCCGCCCGAACCGGCATCCTGATCGCCAATCTGGGCACGCCCGACGGCTACGATTACTGGTCGATGCGGCGGTATCTGAACGAGTTTCTGTCGGACAAGCGGGTGATCGACTATCCGGCGTGGAAATGGCAGCCGCTGTTGCAGGGGATCATCCTGACCAAACGGCCCTTCACCTCGGGCGCGAACTACAAGCTGATCTGGAACCACGACCGGGGCGAAAGCCCGCTGATGACGATCACGCGCGACCAGACCCAGGCGCTGCGCCAGCGCGCCACCGAGGAATGGGGCGACCGGGTGATGGTGGAATTCTGCATGCGTTACGGCAACCCCTCGACCGCCGAGGTGGTGGACCGCATGGTGCAGGCGGGCTGCCGGCGGATCGTGTTCCTGCCGCTTTATCCGCAATATGCAGGTGCCACCTCGGCCACCGCCAACGATCAGCTGTTCCGCGCGCTGATGGCGCAGAAATGGCAACCCTCGGTGCGGACCTGCGATCCCTATTTCGACCGGCCCGACTATGTCCGGGCGCTGGCCGACAGCGTGCGGCGCGCGCTTGGCGACAGGCGGCCCACGAAGCTGGTCGCCTCGTATCACGGCATGCCGAAACGCTATCTTCTGGAAGGCGATCCCTATCATTGCCAGTGCCAGAAGACCTCGCGCCTGCTGCAACAGGCGCTGGACTGGCCCGACGGCATCATCGACACCACCTTCCAGTCGGTCTTCGGCACCGAGGAATGGCTGCGCCCCTACACGGTCGAACATGTCGCGGATCTGGCGCGGCAGGGCGTGTCCGACATCGCCGTCATCTCGCCCGCCTTCGCCTCGGACTGCATCGAGACGCTGGAAGAGATCAACGGAGAGATCCGCGAAAGCTTTGAACATGCCGGCGGCCGCGATTTCACCTATATTCCGTGCCTGAACGACGATCCTGCCCATATCGAGGTGATGATGGGCGTCATCCGCGACAATATCGGCGGATGGGTCTAG
- a CDS encoding SAM-dependent methyltransferase has protein sequence MNAPSASDRPALTDRRALTRQRRRAMRAGHADVLHRLAADEIQDRLAEIKRSFTRPAIVTGFPDFWAARFPDAKIVADDPVLDLEPGAHDLVIHAMALHWADDPVGQMVHSARALRQDGLFIGVCPGGQTLSGLRAALAAAEAEITGGLSPRVLPMGEIRDMGALLGRAGLALPVADLVSQRASYRDLIHLARDLRAMGEGNAMAARLRRPTRRAVLARAGAIMAEHHPDRDDPSRIAVTFDLVFLTGWAPAPSQPKPLRPGSATTLLADALNEIRKKT, from the coding sequence ATGAACGCCCCTTCCGCCTCTGACCGCCCCGCGCTGACCGACCGACGGGCGCTGACCCGCCAGCGACGTCGCGCGATGCGCGCGGGACATGCCGACGTGCTGCACCGGCTTGCCGCCGACGAGATCCAGGATAGGCTGGCCGAGATTAAAAGATCGTTTACGCGCCCCGCCATCGTGACCGGTTTTCCCGATTTCTGGGCCGCGCGGTTTCCCGATGCGAAGATCGTGGCCGACGATCCGGTGCTGGATCTGGAACCGGGCGCGCATGATCTGGTGATCCACGCCATGGCGCTGCACTGGGCCGACGACCCGGTGGGCCAGATGGTCCATTCCGCGCGCGCCCTGCGCCAGGACGGGCTGTTCATCGGCGTCTGTCCCGGCGGGCAGACCCTGTCTGGCCTGCGCGCCGCGCTGGCCGCGGCCGAGGCCGAGATCACCGGCGGCCTGTCGCCCCGCGTCCTGCCGATGGGCGAGATCCGTGACATGGGCGCGTTGCTGGGCCGGGCGGGTCTGGCGCTGCCGGTCGCGGATCTGGTCAGCCAGCGCGCCAGCTATCGCGACCTGATCCATCTGGCGCGCGACCTGCGCGCGATGGGCGAGGGCAACGCCATGGCCGCCCGCCTGCGCCGCCCCACGCGCCGCGCGGTCCTGGCGCGGGCGGGCGCGATCATGGCCGAACACCACCCCGACCGCGACGATCCGTCCCGTATCGCCGTCACCTTCGATCTGGTCTTTCTGACCGGATGGGCACCCGCGCCGTCGCAGCCCAAACCGCTGCGGCCCGGCTCGGCCACGACCCTTCTTGCAGACGCGCTGAACGAGATCAGGAAAAAGACATGA
- a CDS encoding ComF family protein, with translation MGGEHRVLRAAMKGALRLIYPPQCIGCGLPVADDGDGSLRLCPDCWRETRFIGAAACHRCGAPLPDDGSGTGDESLICDDCLAIARPWRHGRAAVVYAGTGRSLVLALKHGDRPDLAPALAGWLSRAAAPLIRPGMVVAPVPLHLRRLMKRRYNQAALVSTHLARARGLPHLPDLLIRRRHTEGQDHRSVSDRFANIAGALAINPRRAARIRGKAVLLVDDVMTSGATMAAAAEALLAAGSGPISVAVLARAVKDD, from the coding sequence ATGGGCGGGGAACATAGGGTGCTTCGGGCGGCGATGAAAGGCGCGCTGCGCCTGATTTATCCGCCGCAATGCATCGGCTGCGGGCTGCCGGTGGCGGATGACGGCGACGGCAGCCTGCGCCTGTGTCCCGATTGCTGGCGCGAGACCCGGTTCATCGGCGCGGCTGCCTGCCATCGCTGCGGCGCGCCGCTGCCCGACGACGGCAGCGGGACGGGCGACGAATCGCTGATCTGCGACGATTGTCTGGCCATCGCGCGGCCCTGGCGGCACGGGCGGGCGGCGGTGGTCTATGCCGGGACCGGGCGCAGCCTTGTGCTGGCGCTGAAACACGGCGACCGGCCCGATCTGGCGCCCGCGCTGGCCGGCTGGCTGTCGCGGGCGGCCGCGCCGCTGATCCGGCCCGGCATGGTGGTGGCGCCGGTGCCCCTGCATCTGCGGCGGCTGATGAAGCGGCGGTATAATCAGGCGGCGCTGGTCTCGACCCATCTGGCCCGGGCGCGCGGTCTGCCGCATCTGCCCGACCTGCTGATCCGCCGCCGCCATACCGAGGGGCAGGACCACCGCAGCGTCAGCGACCGGTTCGCCAATATCGCCGGCGCGCTGGCGATCAACCCGCGCCGCGCCGCGCGGATACGGGGCAAGGCGGTGCTGCTGGTCGATGACGTGATGACCTCGGGCGCGACGATGGCTGCGGCGGCCGAGGCGCTGCTGGCGGCCGGATCGGGACCGATTTCGGTGGCGGTTCTGGCGCGCGCGGTCAAGGATGACTAG
- the grxC gene encoding glutaredoxin 3, protein MTQKPTVEIYATRTCPFCTAARQLLDRKNVAYAEIDVGADPARRAEMMQRAQGRRTVPQIFIGDTHVGGSDELHALERIGKLDPLLEGRAA, encoded by the coding sequence ATGACCCAGAAACCCACCGTCGAAATCTATGCCACCCGCACCTGCCCGTTCTGCACCGCCGCCAGGCAATTGCTGGACCGCAAGAACGTCGCCTATGCCGAGATCGATGTCGGCGCCGACCCCGCCCGGCGGGCCGAGATGATGCAGCGCGCGCAGGGCCGCCGCACCGTGCCGCAGATCTTCATCGGCGACACCCATGTCGGCGGCAGCGACGAACTGCACGCGCTGGAGCGCATCGGCAAGCTGGACCCGCTGCTGGAAGGGCGCGCCGCATGA
- a CDS encoding carbon-nitrogen hydrolase family protein: MRVGLVQLNVGDDPQANLSATVPLIRQAASAGATLVLTPEATNILSPDRKRQQAVLREQADDPTLSALQSEARRAGIWLLIGSLALKSGDDDRFVNRSFLIDPDGGIAARYDKLHMFDVTISETEQYRESAAYRPGDRAVLAEAAGVPVGMTICYDLRFPHLYRALAQQGARILTVPSAFSPTTGEAHWQVLLRARAIETGCFVLAPAQCGIHAAPHSPDRQPRRSHGHSLAVDPWGKVLADGGVTPGLTMVELDLGAVDRARSRIPSLTHDRHFDGP, translated from the coding sequence CTGCGGGTCGGGCTGGTGCAGCTGAACGTGGGCGACGACCCGCAGGCGAACCTGTCCGCGACCGTTCCGCTGATCCGGCAGGCGGCATCGGCGGGTGCCACCTTGGTGCTGACGCCCGAGGCCACGAACATCCTGTCGCCCGACCGCAAGCGGCAACAGGCCGTGCTGCGCGAACAGGCCGACGATCCGACCCTGTCCGCACTGCAATCCGAGGCGCGCAGGGCCGGGATCTGGCTGCTGATCGGGTCGCTTGCGCTGAAATCGGGCGATGACGACCGCTTCGTCAACCGCAGCTTCCTGATCGACCCTGACGGCGGGATCGCGGCCCGCTATGACAAGCTGCACATGTTCGACGTGACCATCTCCGAGACCGAGCAATATCGCGAAAGCGCCGCCTATCGCCCCGGCGACCGCGCGGTTCTGGCCGAGGCGGCGGGTGTGCCGGTGGGCATGACGATCTGCTACGATCTGCGCTTTCCGCATCTTTACCGGGCGCTGGCGCAGCAGGGGGCGCGTATCCTGACCGTGCCGTCGGCCTTCAGCCCGACCACCGGCGAGGCGCATTGGCAGGTCCTGCTGCGCGCCCGCGCCATCGAGACCGGCTGCTTCGTGCTGGCGCCGGCGCAATGCGGCATCCATGCCGCCCCGCACAGCCCCGACCGCCAGCCCCGCCGCAGCCACGGCCATTCCCTGGCCGTCGATCCCTGGGGCAAGGTGCTGGCCGACGGGGGCGTGACGCCGGGTCTGACCATGGTCGAGCTTGACCTTGGGGCAGTGGACAGGGCACGCTCTCGCATCCCGTCCTTGACCCATGACCGCCATTTCGACGGCCCCTGA
- a CDS encoding MarR family winged helix-turn-helix transcriptional regulator, with the protein MSDIDRPHSNDRLAASLFAEVLIADQLSRNLISKALPRGMQISHFSVLNLLAHVNEERTPAQLAEAFHITRGAMTNTLSRLEWAGHVHIRPDWDDARRKFVSISPSGRAARDAAIAAFMPLIADVVRDIGADRVRGALPVLRELRLRLEGGPL; encoded by the coding sequence GTGAGCGACATCGACAGACCGCATTCCAACGACCGGCTGGCCGCCAGCCTGTTCGCCGAGGTGCTGATTGCCGACCAGCTGTCGCGCAACCTGATCAGCAAGGCGCTGCCGCGCGGGATGCAGATTTCGCATTTCTCGGTCCTGAACCTGCTGGCGCATGTGAACGAGGAACGCACCCCCGCGCAGCTGGCCGAGGCGTTTCACATCACCCGCGGGGCGATGACCAACACGCTGTCGCGGCTGGAATGGGCAGGCCATGTCCATATTCGCCCCGACTGGGACGATGCGCGGCGCAAATTCGTGTCGATCAGCCCGTCGGGGCGCGCGGCGCGCGATGCGGCCATCGCCGCCTTCATGCCGCTGATCGCCGATGTCGTGCGCGATATCGGCGCCGACCGGGTGCGCGGCGCCCTGCCCGTGCTGCGCGAACTGCGCCTGAGGCTGGAGGGCGGGCCGCTTTAG
- the ubiG gene encoding bifunctional 2-polyprenyl-6-hydroxyphenol methylase/3-demethylubiquinol 3-O-methyltransferase UbiG, producing the protein MSSIDAQEIAKFEAMAAEWWDPEGKFRPLHMMNPVRLDYIATQIAAEFGRDRRAPRPFQGLRVLDIGCGGGLVAEPMARLGAEVVGADAAEGNIAVARLHAEQQGLRVDYRATTAESLAGAGEVFDVVLALEIVEHVADPPAFIATCRDLVRPGGLVIVSTLNRTAKSFGAAIVGAEWVLRWLPRGTHDWGRFITPDALAAMAEQAGCAAVDRRGMVFNPVGFGWRLSDRDLSVNYVMTARRSPQTTD; encoded by the coding sequence ATGAGCAGCATCGACGCCCAGGAAATCGCCAAGTTCGAGGCCATGGCCGCCGAATGGTGGGACCCCGAAGGCAAGTTCAGACCGCTGCACATGATGAACCCGGTGCGGCTGGACTATATCGCAACCCAGATCGCGGCCGAGTTCGGACGCGACCGCCGCGCCCCGCGACCGTTTCAGGGATTGCGCGTGCTGGATATCGGCTGCGGCGGCGGGCTGGTGGCCGAACCGATGGCGCGCCTGGGGGCCGAGGTCGTGGGCGCCGATGCCGCAGAAGGCAATATCGCCGTCGCCCGCCTGCACGCCGAACAGCAGGGGCTGCGGGTGGATTACCGCGCGACCACGGCGGAATCGCTGGCCGGGGCGGGCGAGGTCTTCGACGTGGTCCTGGCGCTTGAGATCGTCGAGCATGTGGCCGATCCGCCCGCCTTCATCGCCACCTGCCGCGATCTGGTCCGGCCCGGCGGTCTGGTCATCGTCTCGACCCTGAACCGCACCGCGAAAAGCTTTGGCGCGGCGATCGTCGGGGCCGAATGGGTCCTGCGCTGGCTGCCGCGCGGCACCCATGACTGGGGGCGGTTCATCACCCCGGACGCGCTGGCCGCGATGGCCGAACAGGCGGGGTGCGCGGCGGTGGACCGGCGCGGCATGGTCTTCAACCCGGTCGGTTTCGGCTGGCGGCTGTCCGACCGCGACCTGTCGGTGAACTATGTCATGACCGCCCGGCGCAGTCCGCAGACGACGGACTAA
- the pip gene encoding prolyl aminopeptidase, producing MDRMAEQNSATHGRLHPAGEPFDRRMLDVGDGHRLYVEQCGNPDGRPVLVLHGGPGGGCSPFMRRFFDPEHYRVVLFDQRGCGRSRPSASVEANTTAHLIADIERIRADLGIAAWLLFGGSWGATLALAYAQAHPGHVTGLVLRGVFLGRQRELDWFYGGGAARFFPDLWAQFQDPIPEAERDDMIGAYRRRLFSDDAGRQGRYALPWLMWENALAGLQSAPSSHAPAEYARAFARLENHYFSHRCFLDEGQLLRDRHRIEHLPAVIVQGRYDMVCPPGSAHELAEGWPRCELRIVPASGHALSEPRISAELLRVMDAIRDTDRQGTGAGA from the coding sequence ATGGACCGAATGGCAGAGCAAAACTCCGCGACACATGGCCGCCTGCACCCGGCGGGCGAGCCGTTCGACCGGCGCATGCTGGATGTGGGCGACGGCCACCGCCTGTATGTCGAACAATGCGGCAACCCGGACGGCCGTCCGGTGCTGGTGCTGCATGGCGGGCCGGGCGGCGGATGCAGCCCGTTCATGCGGCGTTTCTTCGATCCCGAACATTACCGGGTGGTGCTGTTCGATCAGCGCGGCTGCGGCCGGTCGCGGCCCTCTGCCTCGGTCGAGGCGAACACGACCGCGCATCTGATCGCCGACATCGAACGCATCCGCGCCGATCTGGGCATCGCCGCGTGGCTGCTGTTCGGCGGCAGCTGGGGGGCGACGCTGGCGCTGGCCTATGCGCAGGCGCATCCCGGTCACGTCACCGGGCTGGTGCTGCGCGGCGTGTTCCTGGGCCGGCAGCGCGAGCTGGACTGGTTCTATGGCGGCGGCGCTGCGCGGTTCTTTCCCGATCTGTGGGCGCAGTTCCAGGACCCCATCCCCGAGGCCGAGCGCGACGACATGATCGGCGCCTATCGCCGGCGGCTGTTTTCCGACGATGCCGGGCGGCAGGGACGCTATGCCCTGCCCTGGCTGATGTGGGAAAACGCGCTGGCGGGTCTGCAATCGGCTCCGTCCAGCCACGCGCCGGCCGAATATGCCCGTGCCTTCGCGCGGCTGGAAAACCATTATTTCAGCCATCGCTGCTTTCTGGACGAGGGCCAGCTTCTGCGCGACCGGCACCGGATCGAACATCTGCCGGCGGTGATCGTGCAGGGCCGCTATGACATGGTCTGCCCGCCGGGCAGCGCGCATGAACTGGCCGAAGGCTGGCCGCGCTGCGAGTTGCGCATCGTCCCCGCCTCGGGCCACGCGCTGTCCGAGCCGCGAATCTCGGCCGAGTTGCTGCGCGTCATGGACGCAATCCGCGACACCGACCGGCAGGGGACCGGAGCCGGCGCATGA
- the tspO gene encoding tryptophan-rich sensory protein TspO — protein sequence MIFLLFLLASAAAAATGVIFKPGAWYEGLRKPGFTPPNRLFPIAWTAIYLLSAIAAARVAGVPGSDLALALWAAQIALNTLWTPVFFGAHLMAAGMAVIAILWLVVLAMTVTFWRIDVLAGVMLLPYLAWLCVAAALNWRIWRDNRTTGAA from the coding sequence ATGATTTTCCTGCTGTTCCTGCTGGCCAGTGCCGCCGCCGCCGCGACCGGCGTGATCTTCAAGCCCGGCGCATGGTATGAGGGGTTGAGAAAACCCGGCTTCACGCCGCCGAACCGGCTGTTCCCGATTGCCTGGACCGCGATCTATCTGCTGTCGGCCATCGCCGCCGCCCGGGTCGCGGGCGTGCCGGGATCTGACCTGGCGCTGGCGCTGTGGGCGGCGCAGATCGCGCTGAACACGCTGTGGACGCCGGTGTTTTTCGGCGCGCATCTTATGGCTGCGGGCATGGCGGTGATCGCCATCCTGTGGCTGGTCGTGCTGGCCATGACGGTGACGTTCTGGCGAATCGACGTGCTGGCCGGGGTCATGCTGCTGCCCTATCTGGCGTGGCTGTGCGTGGCGGCGGCGCTGAACTGGCGCATCTGGCGCGACAACCGCACGACGGGCGCGGCCTGA